The following coding sequences are from one Hymenobacter sp. DG25A window:
- a CDS encoding KGG domain-containing protein has protein sequence MPNSKGNKRGGSSEQHAAASRKGGMASSGGNGHNNSNKGSSNRGFAAMDPEEQRRIASEGGKASHESGRGHEWTSAEAREAGRKGGMASHGGGNHGSSGRQGGSSQGGGR, from the coding sequence ATGCCAAACTCAAAAGGAAATAAGCGCGGCGGCAGTTCTGAGCAGCATGCCGCAGCCAGCCGCAAAGGCGGCATGGCAAGCAGTGGTGGTAATGGCCATAATAACAGCAACAAAGGCAGCAGTAACCGCGGCTTTGCCGCCATGGACCCCGAAGAGCAGCGGCGCATCGCCAGTGAAGGCGGTAAGGCCTCGCACGAAAGTGGCCGTGGCCACGAATGGACTTCAGCAGAAGCCCGCGAAGCCGGCCGTAAAGGCGGTATGGCCAGCCATGGTGGTGGCAACCACGGCAGCAGTGGAAGACAAGGTGGCAGCAGCCAAGGTGGCGGACGCTAG
- a CDS encoding vWA domain-containing protein: protein MNWAYPWGWPEVVAIVLVVVLYTGFVLRTRRLAAPFGQRGWRLAWKLPLRLTYFALLLIALLGPAYGVTKQAVRTAGKDVWLLVDLSRSMDAPDVAPTRLQKARAELSRLVSRFQADRIGLIVFSNTAYVQCPLTYDQGALQLFLSTLQTNLVPGGSTDLAPALQLALRRFTANPRAQGAPPRALTLVLVSDGEDFGENLEPVLRELSRTGVHLFTVGVGTTEGSRIPRAGGGFVRDAKGRDAVTQLQPTVLRRLAAQAEGQYFELSDQRNEFPQLVNALNRVEGKAEQVRTVSVADNRYRYPLLLALAFMMLDVIVTVRVIRP from the coding sequence ATGAATTGGGCCTATCCCTGGGGGTGGCCGGAGGTGGTAGCCATCGTTTTAGTGGTAGTACTCTACACCGGATTTGTCCTGCGCACCCGCCGACTGGCTGCGCCCTTTGGGCAGCGGGGCTGGCGGCTGGCGTGGAAACTACCTTTGCGCCTGACTTACTTTGCATTGCTGCTGATAGCACTGCTGGGGCCCGCCTATGGCGTGACCAAGCAAGCAGTGCGCACAGCTGGCAAGGATGTATGGCTGCTGGTGGACTTGTCGCGCTCCATGGATGCGCCGGATGTAGCCCCTACCCGCCTACAGAAAGCCCGGGCCGAGCTTTCCCGCCTGGTCAGCCGCTTTCAGGCCGACCGGATCGGGCTCATCGTATTTTCTAATACGGCTTATGTGCAGTGCCCCCTTACCTACGACCAAGGCGCGTTGCAGCTTTTCCTCTCTACCCTGCAAACCAATCTGGTGCCCGGGGGCAGCACGGATCTGGCACCGGCGCTGCAGCTGGCCCTAAGGCGCTTTACCGCCAATCCGCGGGCCCAGGGAGCCCCGCCCCGCGCGCTAACGCTGGTGCTGGTGAGCGACGGTGAGGATTTTGGCGAGAACCTGGAGCCCGTGCTGCGGGAGTTGTCGCGCACCGGGGTGCATTTGTTTACCGTGGGAGTAGGCACCACAGAAGGCAGCCGCATTCCCAGGGCGGGCGGCGGCTTTGTGCGGGATGCCAAAGGCCGGGATGCCGTAACCCAATTGCAGCCCACGGTGCTCCGCCGGCTGGCTGCGCAGGCCGAGGGGCAATACTTTGAGCTGAGCGACCAGCGCAATGAGTTTCCGCAGCTGGTAAATGCGCTGAACCGCGTAGAAGGCAAGGCAGAACAGGTACGCACGGTTTCCGTGGCCGATAACCGGTATCGATACCCGCTCCTGCTGGCGTTGGCTTTCATGATGCTGGATGTAATAGTAACGGTGAGAGTGATTCGCCCATGA
- a CDS encoding acetyl-CoA C-acyltransferase, which translates to MQIKEVVIVAAVRTPIGSFGGSLASLSATDLGAIALKGALEKAGVDPKEVQQVIMGNVISANLGQAPARQAAKKAGLPDTVECTTVNKVCASGSKAIMYASQAIMLGQADVILAGGMESMSNVPYYLDKARFGAKYGHGQMIDGLVRDGLWDPYHDYAMGNAADNTAKEMNITREEQDAFAQESYTRSANAAKAGKKKDEIVPVTVTVRGKSTVVEDDEEYTKADFAKFATLKPAFTKEGSVTAANASTLNDGAAAVLLMSREKAEQLGIKPLAIIRGFADAEQAPEWFTTTPSLAIPKALKNAGLDAKDVDFYEINEAFSVVSLANNKLLNLEGTKVNVYGGAVSLGHPLGASGARIVTTLLNVLQNEGGKIGVTGICNGGGGASSIVLEKI; encoded by the coding sequence ATGCAAATTAAAGAAGTAGTAATCGTTGCTGCGGTGCGTACGCCCATCGGTTCTTTTGGCGGCAGCCTGGCTTCCCTCTCGGCTACTGATCTGGGCGCTATTGCCCTGAAAGGCGCGCTGGAGAAAGCCGGCGTCGATCCGAAAGAAGTGCAGCAGGTTATCATGGGCAACGTTATTTCGGCCAACCTGGGCCAGGCTCCGGCACGCCAGGCCGCCAAGAAAGCCGGCCTGCCCGATACCGTAGAGTGCACTACCGTGAATAAAGTATGCGCTTCCGGCAGCAAAGCCATTATGTATGCCTCCCAGGCCATCATGCTGGGTCAGGCCGATGTGATTCTGGCTGGCGGCATGGAGAGCATGTCGAATGTGCCTTACTACCTGGATAAAGCCCGTTTTGGCGCCAAGTACGGCCACGGCCAGATGATTGATGGCCTGGTGCGCGACGGTCTGTGGGACCCTTACCACGACTACGCCATGGGCAACGCGGCCGATAACACGGCCAAGGAAATGAACATTACCCGCGAAGAGCAGGATGCTTTTGCGCAGGAGTCGTACACCCGCAGCGCCAACGCGGCCAAAGCCGGCAAAAAGAAGGATGAGATTGTGCCCGTAACGGTAACCGTGCGCGGCAAATCCACGGTGGTGGAAGACGACGAGGAGTACACCAAAGCCGACTTCGCCAAGTTTGCTACCCTGAAGCCTGCCTTCACGAAAGAAGGCTCGGTAACGGCAGCCAACGCCTCTACCCTGAACGACGGCGCCGCCGCCGTGCTGCTGATGAGCCGCGAAAAAGCCGAGCAGCTGGGCATTAAGCCGCTGGCTATTATCCGGGGCTTCGCCGATGCGGAGCAGGCACCCGAGTGGTTTACGACCACCCCTTCCCTGGCTATTCCAAAGGCGCTGAAAAATGCTGGTCTAGATGCTAAAGACGTTGATTTCTACGAAATCAATGAGGCTTTCTCCGTGGTTTCGTTGGCTAACAACAAGCTACTGAATCTGGAAGGCACTAAGGTAAACGTGTACGGCGGTGCCGTATCGTTGGGCCACCCACTGGGGGCTTCCGGCGCGCGCATCGTTACTACCCTGCTGAACGTGCTGCAGAATGAAGGCGGCAAGATTGGCGTAACAGGTATTTGCAACGGCGGCGGTGGCGCCAGCAGCATTGTACTGGAGAAAATCTAA
- a CDS encoding toxin-antitoxin system YwqK family antitoxin — translation MKLLAFAFLLVLSTTAAQAQKLRRIITYQDSSRQRIREVYSATVGADTVMEGPYKRFYRSGKLEAQTRFTAGKRDSAYVEFFETGKPRLEVTYQQGQRQGPFKTYYKTGQLAQEGTYENDQPSGTLTYYHPNGEVKLKTTLAKGQPSGVVQELYPSGKPRSEITYVNGQASGPVKTYHPNGQLQSEATYRGGLLTGSYKTYYDNGQVETEVLTDKTGRGSYKSYYPSGKLRTEGTYVAAAQANRAVKNPLGDDMTKNTAALSTPTSNLDGPAKAYYESGAVKSKMNYRNGVLTGSTQNFYPSGKLEQEIEYANQARDRKLTMYQEDGSVREEQQFKNGQPAGTWRTFYPGTKQVKTQTSYVNGRLSGEQLSYYPTGTVESRVTNENGHATGLKQEYYASGKLKAETTYVKGLRLGAYKQLREDGTLEVTGSFRNDRETGLWTYFGPDGKTVKEKKTYRNGQVVTPGTK, via the coding sequence ATGAAACTACTTGCCTTTGCTTTCCTGCTGGTGCTCTCTACAACGGCAGCACAGGCCCAGAAGCTCCGCCGAATCATCACCTATCAGGATTCTTCCCGCCAGCGTATCCGGGAGGTGTACTCGGCAACGGTAGGGGCCGATACCGTTATGGAGGGTCCGTACAAGCGGTTTTACCGCTCGGGCAAGCTGGAGGCGCAAACCCGCTTTACAGCCGGTAAGCGCGACAGTGCCTACGTGGAGTTCTTTGAAACCGGCAAGCCCCGGCTGGAGGTCACCTACCAGCAAGGGCAGCGGCAGGGCCCTTTCAAAACGTATTATAAAACCGGGCAGCTGGCCCAAGAGGGCACTTATGAGAACGACCAGCCTTCCGGCACGCTTACCTACTATCATCCCAACGGCGAGGTGAAGTTGAAAACCACGCTTGCCAAGGGCCAGCCCAGCGGCGTGGTGCAGGAGCTGTACCCCTCGGGCAAGCCCCGGTCGGAAATCACTTATGTCAATGGCCAGGCCAGCGGGCCGGTGAAAACCTACCACCCCAACGGCCAGCTGCAGAGCGAAGCTACCTACCGCGGTGGCCTGCTCACCGGCTCCTACAAAACCTATTATGATAACGGCCAGGTAGAAACCGAGGTGCTGACGGACAAAACAGGCCGGGGCTCTTACAAGAGCTACTACCCTTCCGGAAAACTCCGCACCGAGGGCACGTACGTAGCGGCCGCGCAGGCCAACCGGGCCGTGAAAAACCCGCTGGGCGATGATATGACCAAAAACACGGCAGCCCTCTCCACTCCTACTTCCAACCTGGATGGCCCGGCCAAGGCCTACTACGAAAGCGGGGCGGTGAAAAGCAAGATGAACTACCGCAACGGGGTCCTCACCGGCAGTACCCAGAACTTCTATCCCTCCGGCAAGCTGGAGCAGGAAATTGAGTACGCCAACCAGGCCCGCGACCGGAAGCTGACCATGTACCAGGAAGATGGCTCCGTGCGCGAAGAGCAGCAGTTTAAAAACGGACAGCCCGCCGGCACCTGGCGCACTTTCTACCCCGGCACCAAACAGGTAAAAACCCAGACCAGCTATGTAAATGGCCGCTTGAGCGGAGAACAGCTTTCTTACTACCCCACGGGTACCGTGGAGAGCCGGGTAACCAATGAAAACGGCCACGCCACCGGCCTGAAGCAGGAATACTATGCCTCGGGCAAGCTGAAAGCGGAAACCACCTATGTGAAAGGTCTTCGCCTGGGTGCCTACAAACAGCTGCGCGAAGATGGCACCCTGGAAGTAACCGGCTCCTTCCGCAACGACCGGGAAACCGGCCTCTGGACGTATTTTGGGCCAGATGGCAAAACCGTGAAGGAAAAGAAAACCTACCGCAATGGGCAGGTAGTAACCCCGGGCACCAAATAA
- a CDS encoding outer membrane beta-barrel family protein, with protein sequence MFFPLGLRAQNTGSVSGKLMDQATKQALPFVNVVLLRAQDSTLVTGAQTTEDGAFLLEKVALGRYMLRATVIGYQPIKRTIVLAAEAPSLQLGTLALNPIVTQLKGVTVTGQKETVQNELGKRVINVEKDLSSVGGTAVNVLQNVPSVAVDANGTISLRGSSNLTILIDGKPSGTSNGGSGSKLDQIPASRISQVEIITNPSAKYDASGAGVINIITKKERKNGINGQVGLVVGNGEKYAPTFSLNRRQGAANWNFSYNGRDQRFSDKSRGTQTALLPTGETIRTSQEGSGVERRMNHSLNLGVEYDLNEEQNLSFSLSPSMEGERNLNKQTLTTAINNEQQPNQLGQQAVDVDVLVWNADASYRRTWKEQKGRELSSNAGWVKITADVPFTQRLSDAPSQRQEFAVNATIAYGTLDYVRPLADGKSRLETGLKVQTTWNDGSADQLTAPTDRPNDFVLNPARAIQYDFREVLPAGYVTYQRPLGKNYNVQGGLRAEYTNLSGAVQGGQGQVKLDYLSFFPSATLSRELGKEPGQNRLQLSYARRINRPNFMQQLPFQLFQDARNYRLGNPSLRAEFSHNVELGQQLNLSNGTALTGTLFGRFTDDVIQRIRTIDTTATRLNQAGIVTAETYRNVGRTTNLGAEMTWNQPLAKWWRVGLTGSLYRSQIASNASVDKQRSALAGTLRLNNSFTPRPSLDVQLTGSWRSATLTAQGRQLAYGGLDVAVRQRLFQDRAALTLRVSDLFDTQVSRSEIDTETLQTTARYKNETRVGWLGFTWYIGATKPPKKIEQLQNGGGGFGG encoded by the coding sequence ATGTTCTTTCCACTGGGTCTGCGCGCTCAGAATACTGGCTCAGTTTCGGGCAAACTGATGGACCAGGCCACAAAGCAGGCTTTGCCGTTTGTGAACGTGGTATTGCTGCGGGCCCAGGACTCTACGCTGGTAACCGGGGCGCAAACCACCGAAGATGGCGCTTTCCTGCTGGAGAAAGTGGCGCTGGGACGTTATATGCTGCGCGCTACAGTTATCGGCTATCAGCCTATTAAGCGCACCATAGTGCTGGCCGCGGAAGCGCCGTCCCTGCAGTTGGGCACGCTGGCACTGAACCCAATCGTAACCCAGCTGAAAGGGGTGACGGTGACGGGCCAGAAGGAAACGGTGCAAAACGAGTTGGGCAAGCGCGTCATCAACGTGGAAAAGGATCTGAGTAGCGTGGGCGGCACTGCAGTTAACGTGCTGCAGAATGTACCCTCGGTGGCGGTGGATGCCAATGGCACCATCAGCCTGCGCGGCTCCTCCAACCTCACTATTCTGATTGACGGCAAGCCCAGCGGCACGAGCAACGGCGGCAGCGGCTCCAAGCTGGACCAGATACCGGCCTCGCGCATTTCGCAGGTCGAAATCATCACCAACCCCTCGGCCAAGTATGATGCCTCTGGGGCGGGTGTGATTAATATTATCACCAAGAAAGAGCGCAAAAACGGTATAAACGGGCAGGTGGGGCTGGTGGTAGGCAACGGGGAGAAGTATGCTCCCACCTTTAGCCTGAATCGCCGCCAGGGAGCGGCCAACTGGAACTTCAGCTACAACGGCCGCGACCAGCGCTTCTCGGACAAGTCTCGCGGCACGCAAACGGCTTTGCTGCCCACTGGCGAAACCATACGCACCAGCCAGGAGGGCTCTGGCGTTGAGCGGCGCATGAATCACTCCCTCAACCTGGGCGTGGAGTATGATCTGAATGAGGAGCAGAACCTGAGCTTCAGCCTGTCGCCCTCCATGGAAGGTGAGCGGAATCTGAACAAGCAAACGCTGACTACAGCCATTAACAACGAGCAGCAGCCCAACCAGCTGGGGCAGCAGGCAGTAGATGTGGATGTGCTGGTATGGAATGCCGATGCCTCTTACCGCCGGACATGGAAAGAGCAAAAAGGACGGGAGCTGTCCTCTAATGCCGGTTGGGTCAAGATAACGGCCGATGTACCGTTCACGCAACGGCTGAGCGACGCGCCTTCGCAGCGTCAGGAGTTTGCCGTGAATGCTACTATTGCCTATGGCACGCTGGATTATGTGCGGCCCCTGGCCGATGGCAAAAGCCGCCTCGAAACCGGCCTGAAGGTGCAGACCACCTGGAACGATGGCTCCGCCGACCAGCTCACCGCGCCCACCGACCGTCCCAACGACTTCGTGCTAAACCCCGCCCGCGCCATTCAGTACGACTTCCGGGAAGTGCTGCCGGCGGGTTATGTGACTTACCAGCGCCCCCTGGGCAAAAACTATAACGTGCAGGGCGGCCTGCGGGCCGAATACACCAATCTATCGGGTGCCGTGCAGGGTGGTCAGGGCCAGGTGAAACTGGACTATCTGAGCTTTTTCCCTTCCGCCACCCTTAGCCGGGAGCTGGGCAAGGAGCCCGGCCAGAACCGCCTGCAGCTGAGCTATGCCCGCCGCATCAATCGGCCCAACTTTATGCAGCAATTGCCCTTCCAGCTTTTCCAGGATGCCCGCAACTACCGCTTAGGCAACCCCTCGCTGCGCGCTGAATTCAGCCATAACGTAGAGCTGGGCCAGCAGCTGAACCTAAGCAATGGCACTGCCCTCACGGGTACTTTATTCGGCCGTTTCACGGATGATGTGATTCAGCGCATCCGCACCATTGATACCACGGCTACGCGCCTGAACCAGGCCGGCATTGTAACCGCCGAGACTTACCGCAACGTGGGCCGCACCACCAACCTGGGAGCCGAAATGACTTGGAACCAGCCCCTGGCCAAATGGTGGCGCGTGGGCCTCACCGGCTCCCTCTACCGCAGCCAGATTGCCAGCAATGCTTCCGTTGACAAGCAGCGCAGCGCGCTGGCAGGCACCCTGCGGCTGAACAACAGCTTCACGCCCCGCCCCTCCCTGGATGTACAGCTCACCGGCTCCTGGCGCTCGGCCACGCTCACGGCCCAGGGCCGGCAGCTGGCTTACGGCGGCCTGGATGTGGCCGTGCGCCAGCGCCTGTTCCAAGACCGCGCCGCCCTCACACTGCGCGTATCTGATTTGTTTGACACCCAGGTAAGCCGCTCCGAGATTGACACGGAGACTTTGCAAACCACGGCACGCTATAAAAACGAAACCCGCGTGGGCTGGCTGGGCTTCACCTGGTACATAGGGGCTACCAAGCCCCCCAAGAAAATTGAGCAGCTGCAGAATGGTGGTGGCGGCTTCGGTGGCTAA
- a CDS encoding carboxypeptidase-like regulatory domain-containing protein — MKTSFLNRISLGIILALTGLQVSALTFYNGKVSGVIRDAETNEPIPSATVAILRAEDNALIRTVSTNADGSFSVDKVPFGKYKVTTTVLGFRQHNPAFVVNGLTTRIAMGNVALQPVYASQFRKDAHVKPEAMAVKAPVATRQGS, encoded by the coding sequence ATGAAAACCTCCTTTTTGAACCGCATTTCTTTGGGCATCATCCTGGCACTTACTGGCCTGCAGGTATCGGCCCTCACTTTCTACAACGGCAAAGTTTCGGGCGTTATCCGTGATGCTGAGACCAACGAGCCCATTCCCAGCGCCACAGTAGCTATTCTGCGTGCCGAAGACAACGCCCTTATCCGCACGGTTTCCACCAATGCCGATGGCTCTTTTAGCGTAGATAAGGTTCCTTTCGGCAAATACAAAGTAACCACTACGGTACTGGGCTTCCGCCAGCACAACCCTGCTTTTGTGGTGAATGGGCTTACTACCCGCATTGCCATGGGCAACGTAGCGCTGCAGCCGGTATATGCCAGCCAGTTCCGGAAAGATGCTCACGTGAAACCTGAAGCAATGGCTGTTAAAGCCCCGGTAGCAACCCGTCAGGGCTCCTAA